A segment of the Pan paniscus chromosome 9, NHGRI_mPanPan1-v2.0_pri, whole genome shotgun sequence genome:
ACCAGGAAATCGATGTGAACTGCTCTCAATTATGCAGCAAATACTAAGAAGAAAGGACAATGCTGAATTCAAATTCAGTTAAAGGCAGTCCTCAGGCTCTTTCAAGCTAGCCCTAGATGGCAAGTGTGTCCTGAGACAGGTTTCTCTACTGGGTTTCAGCACGGGGCTTTACCATCCTTCAGATCTTTTCTAAAGACAAAAATGACAAAGTCTATAGATGGAAGAGGGGGTAATGAAGCAGGGAAGGGGGAAACGATGCtgatttgtttacttttattatctttttttaaatgtggtcaggggttttatagtattttttgtttaatctttttggttattgaaaaaaatagaacagTCCACTGTCCAGCAGAGGCTGCTTCAACTCTATTGCTCGCAGGGCTCATTCTGCATGGATCTGTGTTTCAGGATGCTGCAAGGACAACTCTGCAGGCAGGAAGGCCCCTTGACCCAACGCTGTCGCATAGGTCCTGCTCTGTGGATGGGGAAAGCCAGGGGGCACGTACGTCCCCATGCCGCCCCCTCCAAAGACTCCTCGCTGGTGCTGAGGCAGGGAGTGGTAATCTTCCAGGTTATCATACTGGGACACAACAGTCACACTGTTCTGGCGCTTGCCGTGTGGTTGGTACTGGTACAGCACACTGGGGTCCCTCTCCACGTTCTGGGTATGATGGAGTTTGAGGCTATGACTCCTCTCTGGTTTAGGGGGTGGGACGATTGACTGAGTGAGGTGTTCTTCCTCCTTGTAGCAGTCTCTGGAGTGTTTCTCTGGGGCAGAAGGCTGCCTAACCCAGGGTCGCTCCATCTCTTTGGAGAGCCTTACCTCTTTGTGGTTCAGTCTTAAAGATTCTTGCCCGGATGCAGCATATTTTACTCCAGAGTTGTGGTAGCTGACTGGCTCAGAAGTGTCTGGAATCCCTTTGGACCCATAATCTAACTGGCCAGCTCCCTGGGGATAAGGGGGCCCATTCTTTGACTCACAGAACTGCCTATGGCTTGCTTCTTGGTGTGCCCTGTGCTCAGGGAGACTGCAGCCCATGTCAGGAAGCTTCCTGCTCCTCAGGCTGCTCTGCTTCTGAGGCAGGGATGGTTTCTCCGGCTGCGTGCTACCATGGCCTCCGTGATGGTGGGCTCTGTCCATCTCTGCCTCGGGATGCCTCCTATAGAAGCGGTCCTCTCCCTCGGGACTGATGGCCTTGGCTGCATGGCggctctcctttccttctgccaCTGAGAGAAGTCCAGTTTTCCCAGGATCTGATTTACTACGCAGATGGATGACATAGATCCCACCCAAGTCGTCCTGCACCGCCGGGGTCATGTTATCATACTGGGACATGACAggccctttcaccttctgccgaGCACGGCTCTCTCTCCGGATGGACTGCATGCGGTATTTTTCCATGTCCTCAAGATCCCATGAGGTGTAGGTGTGCTTTACATCAGCAGCCGGAGGCATGCTGACTACATTATGGTCGTTGGGAGAGAAATAGCCAGTCACGTTGGCCCGGGGACGTGGAGCCAAACCAGCATAACTGTACAAGCTCTTTCCTTGCAGCCTAGGATTGTAGAAAGCAAAGTCTCGATTGGGAAGGCGGTGAAGGGGTCTCAACTGAACTGTGCCATAGGCATCCACATCACACAGGGCCCCATCTGGACTGTAATAGGAACTAGAAGAACTGGAATATGGGCTATACCTGTAGTGGACCCGGCCATTCTCAAAGTAAGGCTGAAGCTGAGTGACATGATAATCTGAGCGGGCCTGGGAGGACTGATATGGCTTATATTGGTACAGGGGTCTTGGGCAGTAGGCTGGCTCATCATCTGGGGGAACTTCTGTCCGTGAAATGGGAACAGAGCGAATCATGGAAGATGGCGGAGCATGGAGAGACTGCACTCTCCGGATGGTAGGGTACGGTGGAATGTCTTCGGGGTAACAGGTATTCCTGACAGAGGAGCTCAAAGAAGACACATACTCGACCCGGCTGCATGGCTTGGAGTGGTGTCCAGATGCGTTTCTTCCTGGGGCCACATATGTGTTATAACGAAGACCCATGGAGGCTGGTGGCTCTGACCTGGCACCATACACTTGGTGCTGCTCCAATTTATTGTGATGGGGAGGTACACTCTGGGGACGGTACTGGCAGTTTGGAGTCATATTGAAATGCAAACAGTTTTCTGGACCAAAGGGTTCAGTGGTGACATCGGGCCTAGCAAAGGAGGAGTAAACTGTTTTCTGAGAAGCATGCTTAGGTTGTGGGACAGGAAGTGGTAAAGGCAATGCATCGTCCACAGAGGCGGATGAAGCAGTGACAAAGGAATGATAATTTGAACTGCTAGTGGCATCTGCACTGCTGGAGTGTATGGCAGCAACCATCTTACTCTCCATCATCCTGGTGGGGGGCAGTGGTGCAGGAAAGCCACAGGGATGCGCAGGGACAGACTCGGCGCGCAGGTGCAGCAGCGGGACCCGGGCACCGTCCCGCACTTTCTCAGGCAGGCCTGGCTGGACAGCTGTAGCCATGGGACActgagcagcagcagcaccaccgTCACTGATGAAGGCAGACGCAGGGTCATCCATGGCTCGAGGTTCAGGTGGCCTCTCTGGAACTGGAACTACTCCGTGAACCTATTGAAAGATGATAATACTATGGGTCTATTTTTTGTTCCCTCTATGAATCAAGTACTATTAAATTTGTAACTCACAAATTAAGGCTGGTTGTGTAGCAGCTTGAACTTTCCCAAGCCATGTGGTTGCAATGAATCTGTACCCATTTCTAGGAAAAGAAGGCTGGTTGGGTAGCAGCTTGAACTTTCCCAAGCCATGTGGTTGCAATGAATCTGTACCCATTTCTAGGAAAAGAAGGCTTGTGCTGCTATTTTGTACAACACCCAGTATTAACTTTGGAGAACCATTCAAAGTGTTCTAATTTATGAGAGGTTTTAAATGCGAGATGAGGTTGCCTATGGcataattttaatatacaaaCCAAAAGAGAGGTTTAGTCAAGTAATACTGTAGAGCTTAAAAATACATACCCAGTCTATTAGTCTAGCTCAGTCTCAACACAAAGGACATCTTGTTAAATTAGGAGTTAATTCTATCATCTGGGGAGACTTTTGAAATTCACAGTTGTACACAGTTAGCAGTTTTAGGGCTTCAAACATAGGGAAAGGCAATATTCAAATCAGAAGCTACTGCCTCTCTCCTACCTTTGATTCCACCTTAGTCTGGCCAAAGATCATCCTCATACTGAAAACATGCTATCCTTGAGAAGCAGTAAACACAGCATCCTCCACTAAGGTCTAAAATCTTAAGTCCTATTAATAGTTCAAGGTGACCATATAGAAGAAAAACAACCTGTGGcactttcttaaaatatgagGAAATTCAGGAAGAAACCTTAGCATTCTGCATACTACATTCTCTCACTGAAACAGGCACCTGACTATGGGACAAACTGCTGGTGAATGCTAGGAAAGTAACAAAAAATCCCAAGGCACTATCATCTCTTATACTTCCAAAAAGTCTGCAAGGCAGACAGTCTTACGAATGTTTTGAGAATGAAGTATTTTCATTGTGTAACTGTGAATAATTGGCAGAGGGTaggtaaatgacttgcccaaagtcacaatgAGTCAGTGATGgagttggaaaaaaataagaaaaagcaacCCACAACCGTAAAGCCCACTTTGTCTCATTTGATCCTGATCTCTTTGTGTTACTGGAATAAACTACCGAGACACTTTAGGAAGAAAAGGGAGCAGGTACAGTTAAGCTATAGTCATCTAGGAGCTACTCCTTTCCTAGGGAAAAGCCAGCATCAAGGTAATGGCAGACTCCAACCTCAAACGGGAACTATCTCATGGAAACCAGCCACAGGGCTTAAAAGTAATTGTTGTGTCTGACTCAAAGATAACAACACACCCTGCTGAAAAGTGACATACCTTTGGTAATAGTATATTTCATCTCACTGATATCTTCCCCTTCTTACCTTGTGGGAATTATTTAATCCTATATTGGTTGCTGCTTGTACCTGCCCCACAACTGGTGGCTGCTCTGCAGATCTCTGGGAAGGCGGAGGGGGAAGGGGACGATTAGTTCTGTGCGTGCGCTGAAGTGTGGCAGCAGCAAAATCAGCAGTGGTGGGTTGTTCAGCCACATCCCAGCTGGCTTCCTTGGTGCTCATTTGGGCTGTTGCTGGAGTAGTTGTCATGTAAGTCATGGTGGCTGTGCTGGTATTCTCTTCGGGGGACCCAGAAGGAGGGTAGATTTTATCGCTAGGTAAATTAGGAGGTGTGGGTGATTTGTCTGCAAGGgacccagaaggaaggaagattTTATCCCTAGGTAAATTAGGAGGTGTGGGAGATTTGTCTGCAAATTCTAAAGGGTGATGGAGTTTATCCACACTTGCACCAAGATAAGAAGGAGGCTGATCTCCACTGTAGAAACGGGGTGGAGACTGGTCCTGACCCAAGAAGGAGACAGTTGGCATACTGTTcttcccagactggtcttcaGGGAAACTTACATGATCATCAGACTTCTCCGAGTCTAAGGGAACTGAAGTAATTCTGGCCTTTTCTGGGTCCCCAGATAAATATGCTTGATGTGGCTGATTCCCTGTTAAGTCTACTTGGTGATGTTGCTCCCCAGATTCAGTTGTGTTGGAATGGGTAGGATCTCCAGTAGCTGTTGTCTCTGGTAGAGGATGGTCACAGTTTCCTGGTGCATTATTCTGGAGGTGGAACTGCTCTGCTGGTCGATCGGTTTGGAAATAGGCATTATCTAGAGCAACTGCAGAGTAAGAACTGGACAGATTATCTTCAGTTGTAGCCACCGCTATGTCTCCATAATTTGTATACCCAGCCTGAGAGGTCCCTGGTCTCTTCAATGACTGAGTTGAGGCTTGCTGTGCGGACTCAGCTAATGCTAGCGCCAACATTCGGGCAACATTTTTCGGAGGCGGTGGTGGTGGGATAAGAGAGACTGAACTGACAGGAACGGAATCCTGAGGGGGGTCATGGGTAACTGCTCCTAGTGGgaaattgggaaaaaaaatgagagtgAAAAGGTAGCTTACGTTATCCTAAATGGAAAGCCAAACACTCCCCATGTGATCATTAAAAAATAGGTGCCttccatatttcaaaatggcAATCCATGATCTTCTATCCCACATGCAAATGCTGTTGAAAACACATCTGgttcagaaggaaaactaaaacaaacagtGTATAAAGACTgcaatctcttcttgaattgttacagagatggggggaaaaaaaagcatgtcCCTCACCTGGCTCAGAAAAGATTGCTTAGAAAACAAGCTTCAAGTGCTTGTAGACTGTTATTATGAACAGTTTTTACATTTGATGGTGTAGCTGGCTTGTTAACTTGGAAGGctacaataaagatattttattagaAGAGAAAAACACAATCAAGAGCTACGCAGTTGTGCAAAAATTATCCACGAATTCTCACCGTCCAAAGAGATAAGGGGACTTTTGTGAAGATTTGAAGCAGGACCATTGGCCCTTTTGGGGAGTTTTGTTTGACTGCTTTTAATTTAGGGCTCTGAGCCATCAGCACCACCCAGAAAAGCATTCTCTTTGATTAAAGGCTAGCTGTGGACAAATTTCTCTCTTAAAAGGCACAGATGGCACACAGGATTGAAGATCCCTCTTAACTTAAAGAAAGAATGGAGGAAAACAAACGGTACCTGTCTGAGTCTGTCCAGAAGCTACAGCCTTACTCTGACTGCTTGAGACAGACTGATCCTCTTTCCCTGGCAATTCTACTTCTTCAGCAGCCACCTGGTCCAGGGGCTGGACTTCAGATTCATATGCTTCTTGGGCAACTGTCtcatttgttttcatctttactATCTGGGTGGGGGATCTATTTGTGGCATCCCTTTCTTCAACGCATTTGTCCCAGGTTGAAGATGATGCATTCTGAGCTGTGGTATTTGAGACTGTACCAATGACTTCTGACACCCGTGGTGGTAGGGTCACTGAAATTGGCTCAGATATGCTCATAGAAGGTGATTTGCTTAATTTCCGTCCTATCTTCGGAGAGAAAGCATAGACGACCTTTTCAGTAAAGGAGGATGGCTTAGATGATTTCTCTTCAGTTGGGCTCAAGTCCAGGGTAAAGAATGGACTCAGTTTCTCCTGAAGAGGAGAGACAGGTTCAGAGCTTGCTGTGCTTCCTGGAGTCTGACATTGGCTACCACCTGTTTCTGCATCCTTTTTATTGGCACTTGGTTTATCCTTGGAGTATCCCGGTGAATCTAAAAAGGAAGCACCACTCTCCAGACATTCTGATTCGGCCTTAGGAGGACTACATTGAAATGACATTGGATCAAAATCCAGGCTGGCTACTCCTATGTCTGGTGGGCTCAAGTCAACATCCTCAGCTGAATGAGGAGACATAAGGGCTGGGATATGAAGCAGccctccttcctcctcactcTCATTGTCATGAGGCAGATTATCATAGGAGTTACAGCGGTTCCCCAGCATTTCTCCATTAAAAGAGGCAGACAGTGCATCACTGGAAGATCTGGGTCTTCTGGGTCGGAAGAgcttagaatcacctggaaaaaaTGAATAACAATGTCAAAGTAAGAACATCGTAGATACAGAATGCTGTGGTAAGTCACCTACTCAGCACAGCAGTAACTTACTATCTAGGTGAAGGAAGTGttacttctcattttctttctgaaaattctTTCAGTGCACACAGATCATTTACACTTGAGATAACAGAACTCCAAAACCAAATGCTAAATAGCAAACACGTGATAGAATCAGAGGGCGAATGCAGTATTTCATGCTCTGGAGAGGAAAAGAACTCAGAATGCTTGGATTCTATTACTAATCCAACACTGATTCTtggtgtgactttgggcaagtttttcatttctttgtgtcttaTTTTATCACTGGCCTCATATGACTTATGAGGTGGAATTAATCACTTTGAGTGGCATTTTGAATCTATAATagcaaaatggatttttttttgtggggaaACATCCTTACAATattcaaatttctaaataaattgaACTTCTCAATTAAAAAATCTTCATAATCCCATAaagtatttatgtatatttagtaAAAAATTCCTTTCAGATACTAAACaagaacttcatttttttctttaagaatagattttaagtttCCCAAGCAGTCTTCAAGAGTGGCAGAGAGTATTACATAATTTTACGATGTTGCTAAATATCCAACTGGTAAAAAAGAAACTCTCTATTCTATTAGGATTATTTTAATTGCCATagttaaaaagtaatttaaagagGCAGAAACtatcttaataaatataaatatattggcCGGTCACAgcggttcatgcctgtgatcccagcactttgggaagctgaggtgggcagatcacctgaggtcaggagttcgagactagcctggcctaagtggcaaaaccccgtatctactaaaaatataaaaactgcttAATTATACACTTTATAAAATTATGctcccgggcatggtggcgcatgcctgtagtcccagctatttgggaggctgaggcaagataatcacttaaaccgggagttagaggttgcagtgatccaagattgcgccactgtactccaaactgggcaacaaagcgagactctgtctaatatatatatatatatatatatatatatatatatatattcacaaatgTATTGATCACTCATAAAATTAATTCCTTACAAATATCTTCTGCTTAACACTAGTATCCACCTAGCTTGCTGCATTGTTTTGTAGGTTATCTTGACTAGTTTAATTGAAAATCTTGGAAAACTCATATGCTCCCATTGTAAAATCTAAAGGAAACAGTAATAACACAAGTTTTCACtagatattaataaatataaatagttaACTTGAAATATTTTGGCTACTTTTATGTAAACTGAATAGCAGTCATgccaaaaatgaaaagattaaagACTGCTTCCATGTGAAAGCATCAATGAATTTTAATCTGAATAATACTAAATAGATACTAGTATTCCTAGGAAATGAGTTAATAGCCTATTTATTAAgcacagatatataaaaatatactcaaTTGCAGTATTCCTTTATGCAatatattatagaataaaatGACTGATGCTTTTAGTCTTACCATCAACTGCATGGAGAGATGTAAGAGACTCCTCACTTTTAGCTGAACGGAGGGTTCCTTCTGCCCTGCCACctgaagaataaaaaacaaatagtgtGAAGATTTcttatttgttacatatgtggTTAATGGGATCGGTGTTTTTCTTGATACATTTAAACTTTTGAGAGTGATTAGCTGTACATTTTGACAGCAATTTAGTACTCTATTACATAATGTGTTATACTGCACATTTTGACAGCAATTTAGTACTCTATTATATAATGTGTTACACTGTTCTCAAATGGTTTCCCGTGTGAAAAATCTCTTTTCTAAAGGATTATGAATTTGAGCAGAGAGATTAACTAAGATGcttctttcttttacatttcctaAAGACCAATATGATATCTTGAATGACATCATACTGGATTTAGAGTGGGCCCTACacccaatgactggtgtccttgtaaggaAACACAGAGATGGCCATGTGGAGATGGAGGCAAAGATTGGAGGGATGCTGCCACACATCAAGGAATGCCAGGAGCCACCAGGAGCTTggaaaggcaaggaaggattttTCCCTGGAGCCTCTGGAGCAAGCACAGCCCTGCTGGTACCTTGACTTCAGACTTTGCGCTTCTAGAACcatgagggaaaaaaattctgtgtttttTACCACTTGACTTGCGGTAATTTTGTTACGGGAACTCTGGGATACTAACACAGGTAACTTTACGTACATATGTGAATCTTATTCGCTAAATATCTTCATCCTCTTTAACCCCTTGGCAGCACTACGAACACTTTCTTTTTAACCCCCTCCTCCCCTGCTGAGGATAGCAtgcatctctttttttctctgcctacCTTTGTAATCATTTCTTCTTACTCTCCTCTCATGACAGTTCTTCCTTTCCCACCTTTAAACATTGCTTCTCTCCAGCATTCAGCCCTCAGCTGGCTTCTTTTCACTCTGCTCCCATCTCCTGAAATACCATTCTTAGTCTCCTGTCAGTTAGGTGAATCCCTACTTCTCCTTGAAAACCCATATCAAAGGTTGTTATTTCCTAACCACTAGTCCCTCCTCTACAAGAGTTGACAATTCCTACCACAACTGTCTCATGtaactatttcttttattttttaagagactatgtcttgctttgtcatcgaggctggagtgcagtggcacaaccatagctcactgcagcctcaacctcctgggctcaagtaatcctcctgcttcagcctccggaatagctgagcctagaggtatgtgccaccaagccttGCTTATttgcaatttattattattattattattattattttgtagatgcagggcctcactttgttgcccaggctggtcttgaactcctggcttcaagcgatcttcctgacttggcctcccaaagtgttgggattacaggtgtaagccactgtacctagcCTAAACCACTATTTCAATAACTATGATTCTGCActaaaatttactttctcacacGTATGACTTCCCAATtttacttggaaggcagaggtacTACCCTAATTTTCTATCTGCAGAGCCTGCTATCAAAATAGCTAGCACATGCTCTACATGATTGCAAACTGAATGACGAATTAAATGAATTGAACATTATACTTCTAACATTATCTAAGAAGTACTACTATCCTTCCTAGATTCAGAAGTTGTTAATATCAATAGAATATggcttttaaactatttttaaaagagtagtTTTTCGACAGTAATAGATTTATTTGATCTAATAAGATACTCTATTAATGAGATATCTAATAAAAAATACCTTCTTTAGTTGAAAGAGTTATAAACTTGAAAGTTATGTTGAAacagttttgaaattttttagatCTGTAAAAATACGGATCAATAAATTTAGATACCATAGCAGTATTTATTTACAACAATATACAAGGTATATGTGAATTTAATcacatttacactatatataatctatatagtttccttaagaaaagaaattgcatacttctacatatttatatataatttatgttacTCTTCAATTTAGGAATAAAGAATCGGTGAGAGAAGACACTCTGTATGTGTGACACAACTGTGAACACGTTATGGAAGCAGATCATAACAATACATGAAGAATGTGCCCAGAACAACCGAAGACCATCATGACAGCAGCAGAAGTGAGAATCTCCCAGGCACTCACCTTTCAGAGCCATGGCTTTCATCTCTGAAGGCTCACTCTCATTCCGCTGCAGCTTTCGTTTAGAAACAGATGATGATTTCCCCAAGTTGAAAAAGGAACGCCAGCTACCCACAGGAGactttttcatcttattttgaGGCCTCTTtctatgaaagagaaaaaataatcaacattAAGATAGCCATGGGTCTGTCTTTTCttacagaaaagaaatgaacacatGACAGAAAGAACCAAACAGGCTGGAGAGGCATAAGTGAAACAGTAAGCAAACATCCACCTTCCAGACAGCACACTCTACACAGTGCAGCCAAAGCAGAAAATGGATAGTAAACATGCAGCTTTTAGTactagtaaatattttcacaaagaTCATTTTTATACATATCTTCATATTTGGATCCAACCTCACAAACtgcaaaataagtgaaaataagaCGTATCTGGGAATAGGAAATATTAAGTGTCCAAAAATAACACAGagttaaagaaaatgattttaggCGTGAGTAGAGAATAAAGGCAAACAAAGAAGACAAGGATTAAGAATAATAACAAACATATACtgaatgccaggcactgtgctacctGCCTTATATGTAATATCTCCTTTAAATCAGATACAACCACatgaggtaagtactattattctcattttgcagcCAAGGAAATTATGACACTAAGAAGTTCAAATAACTTCTTTAACATTATAAAACTATTAAATGATGGAGTCAGAATTGGAACTCAGGCCAATCTACATCCCAGTATCTACTCTCTTAACTACTACTCCATAAATAAATTTTTGAGTAAATTATGGAACTAGAATATAAAATCAAGATGCTAAAGACAAACTCAGGATGACAAAGTAAGAGTATGTTCCAACTTTTTGCTGATAGAATGTTTTTAGTCACAGGAAGTGAAAGGAAGTTAGAGGAGTATACTAAAATATGGGAAGAACAAATTCTAAAGTTATATTAGTACTACCCAATCCAGAGAATCAAAATCCTTACATTCATGTGTAATAGCCAAAGGAGTAGCAGAGACATCAAAAATAACTTTTACATACATTAGTCTTCCTACTATAACCTAGTAAAGAAGATACAGAAACCATGTTATTATCATTTCTTTAGAGTAACAGaatttcagagctggaagggacaTTGAAAGAGTGAACTGCTGCAGTGGTTCTCAAGTCCTAGCagacatcagaatcacctggaaagttAGATGAATGACCAGTTGCTGGGTCCCACGCCCAGGGTTTCTGATTCAGCGGGTCTGGGGTGTGACTGGACGACTGCACAATGTGCACTTCTAGCAATTATcaccaggtgatgctgatgctgttggcTGGGAGACCACACTATTAATCTCTTCTAACCTTAATGTGAAACCAACGTCAAACAAGTCACTGTCCACTCCTGACTTTCTGAACAAACTCTTCCAACACAGCTTATTTCTAAACAACTTTATAAACAACATAgttcagagagaaaaatcaacCCATATAGTGacagtatatccttatttttccaaACAATTTTCCCTATACCACTGATgttcttcttttataaaattacatGACATTGTAAAGCAAGAATCATTTGCATCATTCCCCATGAAGCGGTAAGTATCATCCATATTCGAATAAACAGGTTTCTCTGGGACTAGCCTAGAATTCAATAGAGtaatactaaaatacaaaattaaaagcaaactaaaagaaaataataggacATAGCTATGAAAATCATATCCCAAAATAGGATTTAACAAATTTTACCTTTCAAGTGGGAACTCAATTATGGTATGAAATTTCCCCTGAAGTGCAGCAGGTCCTTCTCCTACTTcgatatatttattttctgtcacaATTGGAGAATTGACCTGAGCTTGTGTTCGTGCCTGGGCCTCTTCCAATGTCAGCAGTTTGGTGGATGGAGAGGATACCAGGAGGGACTTGGGCCTTGATAGAGAAgcttcaaaaagaaaaggaagctgaTGAAGAGAGTCAACTACGTGAGTGTATTCAATTTGTTAGTATCTATCTctccatctatctacctatctgttGTTTCAAATTTTCTTCAAGTATGTTAAATAGCAAAAACCATAGTgctttatattaaatgaaaaactgaAGGGGACATACCAGtggcacacatacatacatataaaaccCTTTAATaactgttttcctttcttaaaagaTATGAGAAAagctttatattaaataaaaaactgaagGGGACACACCagtggcacacatacacacatacaaaactcTTTAATaactgttttcctttcttaaaagaTATGAGGAAAGGTGATCAATCACtcagatatttttagttttggaagcaatttttcttcttctgttccaTTTTATACTTTAATATACATCAATAATGAACGACAAGTTTTTTAATGTGTCATGAACTTAGATCACAATAGGTCTCATATGTAGTATTcactatatacacacaaaataactGTCAAATTGTGCATTTTGGTAAGCAGCCATACATTATTAGCTGCCTTATACCAGTGACACGTTTTTGTTGTTGCAATAAGAAATGCATGGTTTGCTACTCCTCTGGAAGCTGAGACACACCCTCCTGGTAGGAAGGGCCATCGGAGCCGTACCTGCCCCCTCTTGCATGGCCATGCTGATTCTGCCGCTGAACAGCACATCAACGTGATTCAGGATGAACTCAACAACCACAGACTGAATCCTCACTTCCATGAAAGCTGCTGTTCCACTGAAGCAGGCAGATTCTATCTGTTTTGATCTGTGAGGTAAACATTTTCATCACAGAGTTGTAAAGATAGCAGTCGTCAAGGGCCTCTTTTTTTAAACGTGTAAATCTCAGACAAACAGAGGAAGAAATCATACTTTTACTGTCCCTTAGCTAAGGCCCAGTTGCCTGTTTTAGGGAGACGCAAATAAAAAGAACAGAtttgtttaatcttttaaaagtttCCTTAAAGAACACTGATGAATCAGCCTTTTATTTAGGATTAGTTCTACTAAAATTAATAAGTGAAATGCAAATTACCTTAACAGGTTTGGAGCCCAAACAATTGCTAGATTTTTTGCATGCATATTTGTGATGGAACAATAGTCAGCTAGAAGAGACAAGTGTCTCATCAGGAACTCCAGTGTTctggaaataaaatacaacatattaaCAGAAAGAAACATGATGCAGCAGTATAGAACATAAAAGCCTGCTAATTAATTCCTAAGTTTGCAATAGCAAAATGAAGAAAGGGACCATACAAACCCaagagaacttttttttctgcttaacaGGTTGAAATATTACTATTAGAAGTGAATCTTCCACCAAAGCTAGTTTCTGgaacaaataatattttgaagttaTGCCATTCTACTTGCAGCAGACATACTAACAGGAAAGGATTTCAACACTTCTATGAAAGAAAACAGTAATGTCTCAAAAGCCTTAAAACAGTTACAAGAAAAATT
Coding sequences within it:
- the ARHGAP32 gene encoding rho GTPase-activating protein 32 isoform X10 encodes the protein MSRAEQPECWCFLFHAWRFSFFLFFKYKMETESESSTLGDDSVFWLESEVIIQVTDCEEEEREEKFRKMKSSVHSEEDDFVPELHRNVHPRERPDWEETLSAMARGADVPEIPGDLTLKTCGSTASMKVKHVKKLPFTKGHFPKMAECAHFHYENVEFGSIQLSLSEEQNEVMKNGCESKELVYLVQIACQGKSWIVKRSYEDFRVLDKHLHLCIYDRRFSQLSELPRSDTLKDSPESVTQMLMAYLSRLSAIAGNKINCGPALTWMEIDNKGNHLLVHEESSINTPAVGAAHVIKRYTARAPDELTLEVGDIVSVIDMPPKVLSTWWRGKHGFQVGLFPGHCVELINQKVPQSVTNSVPKPVSKKHGKLITFLRTFMKSRPTKQKLKQRGILKERVFGCDLGEHLLNSGFEVPQVLQSCTAFIERYGIVDGIYRLSGVASNIQRLRHEFDSEHVPDLTKEPYVQDIHSVGSLCKLYFRELPNPLLTYQLYEKFSDAVSAATDEERLIKIHDVIQQLPPPHYRTLEFLMRHLSLLADYCSITNMHAKNLAIVWAPNLLRSKQIESACFSGTAAFMEVRIQSVVVEFILNHVDVLFSGRISMAMQEGAASLSRPKSLLVSSPSTKLLTLEEAQARTQAQVNSPIVTENKYIEVGEGPAALQGKFHTIIEFPLERKRPQNKMKKSPVGSWRSFFNLGKSSSVSKRKLQRNESEPSEMKAMALKGGRAEGTLRSAKSEESLTSLHAVDGDSKLFRPRRPRSSSDALSASFNGEMLGNRCNSYDNLPHDNESEEEGGLLHIPALMSPHSAEDVDLSPPDIGVASLDFDPMSFQCSPPKAESECLESGASFLDSPGYSKDKPSANKKDAETGGSQCQTPGSTASSEPVSPLQEKLSPFFTLDLSPTEEKSSKPSSFTEKVVYAFSPKIGRKLSKSPSMSISEPISVTLPPRVSEVIGTVSNTTAQNASSSTWDKCVEERDATNRSPTQIVKMKTNETVAQEAYESEVQPLDQVAAEEVELPGKEDQSVSSSQSKAVASGQTQTGAVTHDPPQDSVPVSSVSLIPPPPPPKNVARMLALALAESAQQASTQSLKRPGTSQAGYTNYGDIAVATTEDNLSSSYSAVALDNAYFQTDRPAEQFHLQNNAPGNCDHPLPETTATGDPTHSNTTESGEQHHQVDLTGNQPHQAYLSGDPEKARITSVPLDSEKSDDHVSFPEDQSGKNSMPTVSFLGQDQSPPRFYSGDQPPSYLGASVDKLHHPLEFADKSPTPPNLPRDKIFLPSGSLADKSPTPPNLPSDKIYPPSGSPEENTSTATMTYMTTTPATAQMSTKEASWDVAEQPTTADFAAATLQRTHRTNRPLPPPPSQRSAEQPPVVGQVQAATNIGLNNSHKVHGVVPVPERPPEPRAMDDPASAFISDGGAAAAQCPMATAVQPGLPEKVRDGARVPLLHLRAESVPAHPCGFPAPLPPTRMMESKMVAAIHSSSADATSSSNYHSFVTASSASVDDALPLPLPVPQPKHASQKTVYSSFARPDVTTEPFGPENCLHFNMTPNCQYRPQSVPPHHNKLEQHQVYGARSEPPASMGLRYNTYVAPGRNASGHHSKPCSRVEYVSSLSSSVRNTCYPEDIPPYPTIRRVQSLHAPPSSMIRSVPISRTEVPPDDEPAYCPRPLYQYKPYQSSQARSDYHVTQLQPYFENGRVHYRYSPYSSSSSSYYSPDGALCDVDAYGTVQLRPLHRLPNRDFAFYNPRLQGKSLYSYAGLAPRPRANVTGYFSPNDHNVVSMPPAADVKHTYTSWDLEDMEKYRMQSIRRESRARQKVKGPVMSQYDNMTPAVQDDLGGIYVIHLRSKSDPGKTGLLSVAEGKESRHAAKAISPEGEDRFYRRHPEAEMDRAHHHGGHGSTQPEKPSLPQKQSSLRSRKLPDMGCSLPEHRAHQEASHRQFCESKNGPPYPQGAGQLDYGSKGIPDTSEPVSYHNSGVKYAASGQESLRLNHKEVRLSKEMERPWVRQPSAPEKHSRDCYKEEEHLTQSIVPPPKPERSHSLKLHHTQNVERDPSVLYQYQPHGKRQNSVTVVSQYDNLEDYHSLPQHQRGVFGGGGMGTYVPPGFPHPQSRTYATALGQGAFLPAELSLQHPETQIHAE